In the Helicobacter typhlonius genome, one interval contains:
- the rplK gene encoding 50S ribosomal protein L11, producing MGKKVVGELKLQIPAGKANPSPPVGPALGQRGVNIMEFCKAFNEKTKDMGDFNIPVVITIYQDKSFTFITKKPPVTDLIKKAAKITKGSDNPLKNKVGKLTRKQLEEIAQTKMEDLNASSIEAAKLIVAGSARSMGIEIQD from the coding sequence ATGGGTAAAAAAGTTGTTGGTGAGTTGAAATTACAAATTCCAGCAGGGAAGGCAAATCCATCTCCTCCTGTAGGTCCAGCATTGGGTCAAAGAGGTGTGAATATTATGGAATTTTGTAAGGCGTTTAATGAGAAAACAAAGGATATGGGTGATTTCAATATTCCTGTTGTGATTACTATTTACCAAGATAAAAGCTTTACTTTTATCACAAAAAAGCCTCCTGTAACTGATCTTATCAAAAAGGCAGCTAAAATTACAAAAGGCTCTGATAACCCTCTCAAAAATAAAGTTGGGAAATTGACAAGAAAACAACTTGAAGAGATTGCCCAAACCAAAATGGAAGACCTTAACGCTTCTAGCATTGAAGCTGCGAAGTTAATTGTCGCGGGAAGTGCAAGAAGTATGGGTATTGAAATCCAAGATTAG
- the secE gene encoding preprotein translocase subunit SecE, translated as MKKIKTYFQSANEERSKVIFPTKEQIRNAFVSVLIVVSVITLFLALADWILFHSVSIVL; from the coding sequence ATAAAAAAGATAAAAACCTATTTTCAAAGTGCGAATGAAGAACGTTCAAAAGTTATATTTCCTACGAAAGAGCAGATTCGAAATGCGTTTGTCTCTGTGTTGATTGTAGTAAGTGTAATTACTTTATTTTTAGCATTAGCGGATTGGATTTTGTTTCATTCTGTATCGATAGTTTTATAA
- the rpmG gene encoding 50S ribosomal protein L33, translating to MAKGSTIKIGLKCAECGDINYSTTKNTKTNTEKLELKKFCPRLNKHTIHKEVKLKS from the coding sequence ATGGCAAAGGGAAGCACTATTAAGATAGGGTTGAAGTGTGCAGAATGTGGTGATATTAACTATAGCACCACTAAAAACACAAAGACAAATACAGAAAAACTGGAGCTCAAAAAGTTTTGTCCTCGTTTGAATAAACATACCATTCATAAGGAAGTGAAGCTTAAAAGTTAG
- the nusG gene encoding transcription termination/antitermination protein NusG, whose translation MEWYAIQTYSGSERSVGEAIRNLIKENQMQDRFGEVVVPTESIIEAKKKIVDRSLYPGYVFIQVDLDTKLWHMIQSLPRVGRFIGESKKPTPLSEADIAKILEKVRNPSAPKPKISFEHGEVVRIIDGPFVNFTGTVEEYDLEHKKLKLNVSIFGRNTPVEILYSQVEKII comes from the coding sequence TTGGAGTGGTATGCTATACAAACGTATTCTGGTAGTGAGAGGTCAGTAGGTGAAGCAATCCGCAATCTTATTAAAGAAAACCAGATGCAAGATAGATTCGGTGAAGTTGTTGTGCCTACCGAGTCTATTATTGAAGCAAAGAAAAAGATTGTAGATAGAAGCCTCTATCCGGGCTATGTATTTATCCAAGTGGATTTGGATACAAAGCTTTGGCATATGATTCAATCTTTGCCGAGAGTTGGACGTTTTATTGGCGAGAGCAAAAAGCCCACACCTTTGAGCGAAGCTGATATTGCTAAGATTCTAGAAAAAGTGAGGAATCCTAGTGCGCCAAAACCGAAAATTTCTTTTGAACACGGCGAGGTTGTGCGCATTATTGATGGTCCTTTTGTGAATTTTACAGGCACGGTGGAAGAGTATGATTTAGAGCATAAAAAGCTTAAGCTGAATGTTTCTATTTTTGGACGCAATACTCCTGTTGAAATTTTATATTCACAAGTGGAAAAGATTATTTAA
- the tuf gene encoding elongation factor Tu gives MAKEKFVKNKPHVNVGTIGHVDHGKTTLSAAISAVLATKGLAELKDYDNIDNAPEEKERGITIATSHIEYETENRHYAHVDCPGHADYVKNMITGAAQMDGAILVVSAADGPMPQTREHILLSRQVGVHYIVVFLNKQDMVDDAELLELVEMEVRELLSQYDFPGDDTPIIAGSALKALEEAKAGNVGEWGEKVLKLMEEVDKYIPTPQRDTEKTFLMPVEDVFSIAGRGTVVTGRVERGVVQVGDEVEIVGIRDTQKTTVTGVEMFRKELDKGEAGDNVGILLRGTKKEEVERGMVLCKPGSITPHKKFEGEIYVLSKEEGGRHTPFFKGYRPQFYVRTTDVTGSIELPSGVEMVMPGDNVKITVELIAPVALEDGTRFAIREGGRTVGSGVVTKIIE, from the coding sequence ATGGCAAAAGAAAAGTTTGTGAAAAACAAACCTCACGTAAATGTGGGAACAATCGGGCATGTTGATCATGGTAAAACAACTTTGAGTGCAGCTATTTCTGCTGTGTTGGCAACTAAAGGTCTTGCAGAATTGAAAGACTATGATAACATTGATAACGCGCCAGAGGAAAAGGAAAGAGGTATTACTATCGCGACTTCTCATATTGAATATGAGACAGAAAATCGCCACTACGCGCACGTGGATTGCCCCGGACACGCTGACTATGTTAAAAATATGATTACAGGTGCAGCTCAAATGGACGGAGCAATTCTTGTTGTTTCTGCCGCAGATGGTCCTATGCCACAAACACGTGAGCATATCTTGTTGTCTCGCCAAGTAGGTGTGCATTACATCGTTGTATTTTTAAATAAACAAGATATGGTTGATGATGCTGAATTGCTTGAGCTTGTGGAAATGGAAGTGCGTGAATTGCTTAGTCAATATGATTTTCCCGGAGATGATACTCCTATCATTGCAGGTTCTGCTCTCAAAGCACTTGAAGAAGCAAAAGCAGGTAATGTAGGTGAATGGGGTGAAAAAGTATTAAAATTAATGGAAGAAGTTGATAAATATATTCCAACTCCACAACGTGATACTGAAAAAACATTCCTTATGCCTGTAGAAGATGTATTCTCAATCGCTGGTCGTGGAACGGTTGTAACAGGAAGAGTAGAAAGAGGTGTTGTGCAAGTAGGCGATGAAGTAGAAATCGTAGGAATCCGCGACACTCAAAAAACAACAGTTACAGGCGTTGAAATGTTTAGAAAAGAGCTTGATAAAGGTGAGGCAGGAGATAATGTCGGTATTTTGTTGCGAGGAACAAAAAAAGAAGAAGTAGAAAGAGGTATGGTTCTTTGTAAGCCCGGCTCAATTACTCCACATAAGAAATTTGAGGGCGAGATTTATGTGCTTTCAAAAGAGGAGGGCGGACGCCATACACCATTCTTTAAGGGATACCGCCCACAATTCTATGTGCGAACAACTGATGTTACCGGTTCTATTGAGCTCCCAAGCGGTGTAGAAATGGTTATGCCTGGTGATAATGTAAAAATCACAGTGGAGCTTATCGCACCTGTAGCACTTGAAGATGGGACTCGTTTTGCAATTCGTGAAGGTGGTAGAACGGTTGGTTCAGGTGTTGTAACCAAAATCATAGAATAA